A window of Amycolatopsis australiensis contains these coding sequences:
- a CDS encoding TetR/AcrR family transcriptional regulator — translation MSPKPRANDVKDRLVEAAIRLLGEGGPEALQARKLAAEVGVSTMAVYTHFGGMAALVDEVARTGFLRLSAALAGAGATDDPVADIFGLARTYRQTVAEHPQLFAVTFGQSAPGGKRATLSDLTTEEGREAAREGLEAFGHIVRATERAIDAGRFRPADKYQAAAQLWSALHGFVTLEASGHFGAGEQGIDHILVPLGITLAVGLGDTVERARRSAEAAKTTWRARTRNAGQPEND, via the coding sequence ATGAGCCCGAAGCCGCGCGCGAACGACGTCAAAGACCGCCTGGTCGAAGCGGCCATCCGGCTGCTCGGCGAAGGCGGCCCCGAAGCCCTGCAGGCCCGCAAGCTGGCCGCGGAGGTCGGGGTCTCGACGATGGCGGTGTACACCCACTTCGGGGGCATGGCGGCGCTGGTCGACGAGGTCGCCCGCACCGGCTTCCTGCGGCTCAGCGCGGCACTGGCCGGGGCCGGCGCGACCGATGACCCGGTCGCGGACATCTTCGGCCTGGCCCGGACCTACCGGCAGACCGTCGCCGAGCACCCGCAGCTGTTCGCGGTGACGTTCGGCCAGTCCGCGCCCGGCGGCAAGCGCGCGACGCTGTCGGACCTCACCACCGAGGAGGGCCGCGAAGCCGCCCGGGAGGGGCTGGAGGCGTTCGGCCACATCGTCCGGGCCACCGAGCGGGCCATCGACGCGGGCCGGTTCCGGCCCGCGGACAAGTACCAGGCCGCCGCCCAGCTCTGGAGCGCCCTGCACGGCTTCGTCACGCTGGAGGCGTCCGGCCACTTCGGCGCCGGCGAACAGGGCATCGACCACATTTTGGTACCCCTGGGGATCACGCTCGCGGTCGGTCTCGGGGACACTGTGGAGAGGGCGCGACGCTCCGCCGAGGCCGCCAAAACGACCTGGCGAGCGAGAACCCGAAACGCCGGGCAGCCCGAGAACGACTAA
- a CDS encoding carotenoid oxygenase family protein produces MGNKFLEGNFAPVSREHTITDLAVTGRIPDFLDGRYLRNGPNPLSEVDPAAYHWFMGDGMVHGVRLRDGKAEWYRNRWVRNPAVAAALAGEDPSRFCGLDALGANTNVIGHAGKTLALVEAGAPIYELTEELGTVGRCDFDGTLPGGYTAHPKRDPRTGELHAVSYFFGMGNKVQYSVIDVHGRARRTVDVEVTGSPMMHDFSLTEDHVVFYDLPVTFHAGSAVAASVPGALRTPAKLVVSAMVGKVRVPDPMTAMMTRKIGANGGLPYRWNPKYPARIGVMPREGGSGDVRWFEVEPCYVFHPLNAYDDGDSVVLDVVRHPKMFDTELHGPDEGGPTLDRWTVDLTAGKVLEERLDDRGQEFPRVDERLVGRRHRYGYAMSADGGANPGGSLFKHDFRTGRRQERAFGAGRQPGEFVFVPSREDAAEDDGVLLGFVFDPATQRSDLTILDAGTLDTVAAIHLPDRVPHGFHGNWVAS; encoded by the coding sequence ATGGGCAACAAGTTCCTCGAAGGCAACTTCGCCCCGGTCAGCCGGGAGCACACGATCACCGACCTGGCCGTCACCGGGCGCATCCCGGACTTCCTCGACGGCCGGTACCTGCGCAACGGGCCCAACCCGCTGTCCGAAGTGGATCCGGCGGCCTACCACTGGTTCATGGGCGACGGCATGGTCCACGGCGTGCGCCTGCGCGACGGCAAGGCCGAGTGGTACCGCAACCGGTGGGTGCGCAACCCGGCCGTCGCGGCGGCGCTGGCCGGCGAGGACCCGAGCCGCTTCTGCGGGCTCGACGCGCTCGGCGCCAACACCAACGTGATCGGCCACGCCGGCAAGACCCTCGCCCTGGTGGAGGCGGGCGCGCCGATCTACGAGCTGACCGAGGAGCTCGGCACCGTCGGGCGCTGCGACTTCGACGGCACGCTCCCCGGCGGCTACACCGCCCACCCGAAACGCGACCCGCGCACCGGCGAGCTGCACGCCGTCTCCTACTTCTTCGGCATGGGCAACAAGGTCCAGTACTCGGTGATCGACGTCCACGGCCGCGCCCGCCGCACGGTCGACGTCGAGGTGACCGGGTCGCCGATGATGCACGACTTCTCGCTGACCGAGGACCACGTCGTGTTCTATGACCTGCCGGTGACCTTCCATGCCGGGAGCGCGGTGGCGGCGAGCGTGCCCGGCGCGCTGCGGACACCCGCGAAGCTCGTGGTCTCGGCCATGGTCGGCAAGGTCCGCGTGCCCGATCCGATGACGGCGATGATGACCCGCAAGATCGGCGCGAACGGCGGCCTGCCCTACCGCTGGAACCCGAAGTACCCGGCGCGGATCGGCGTGATGCCACGCGAGGGCGGCTCCGGCGACGTCCGCTGGTTCGAGGTCGAGCCGTGCTACGTCTTCCACCCGCTCAACGCCTACGACGACGGCGACAGCGTCGTCCTCGACGTCGTCCGCCACCCGAAGATGTTCGACACCGAGCTGCACGGCCCGGACGAGGGCGGCCCGACGCTGGACCGCTGGACCGTCGACCTCACCGCGGGCAAGGTGCTGGAGGAGCGGCTCGACGACCGGGGCCAGGAGTTCCCGCGCGTCGACGAGCGGCTCGTCGGCCGCCGCCACCGCTACGGCTACGCGATGTCGGCCGACGGCGGCGCCAACCCGGGCGGGTCGCTGTTCAAGCACGACTTCCGGACCGGCCGGCGGCAGGAACGCGCGTTCGGCGCGGGACGGCAGCCGGGCGAGTTCGTGTTCGTGCCGTCCCGCGAAGACGCGGCCGAGGACGACGGCGTGCTGCTGGGCTTCGTCTTCGACCCGGCGACGCAGCGCAGCGACCTGACGATCCTGGACGCGGGCACGCTCGACACCGTGGCGGCGATCCACCTGCCGGACCGCGTGCCCCACGGCTTCCACGGCAACTGGGTGGCGTCCTAG
- the fdhD gene encoding formate dehydrogenase accessory sulfurtransferase FdhD codes for MGRVTVRRPVRRISATGDRRRPDALAAEEPLEIRVGGKALAVTMRTPGHDVELAHGFLLSEGVIGGREDVAAARYCDGVDDQGRNTYNVLDVALADGVAPPDTGVERNFYTTSSCGVCGKAALDAVKLRTRFSPAEAAFAVKSETLSALPDALRARQKVFASTGGLHAAALFTPDGEIDVVREDVGRHNAVDKVLGWAVLENRVPAPGHGLLVSGRASFELVQKAAMAGIGLLAAVSAPSSLAVELAEENGMTLVGFLRGDSMNLYTGDHRILL; via the coding sequence ATGGGCAGGGTGACCGTGCGCAGGCCGGTGCGGCGGATTTCCGCGACCGGGGACCGGCGCCGCCCCGACGCGCTGGCCGCCGAAGAACCCCTGGAGATCCGCGTCGGCGGCAAGGCGCTGGCGGTCACCATGCGCACGCCCGGCCACGACGTCGAGCTGGCCCACGGCTTCCTGCTGTCCGAAGGGGTGATCGGCGGCCGCGAAGACGTGGCTGCCGCCCGCTACTGCGACGGCGTGGACGACCAGGGCCGCAACACCTACAACGTGCTGGACGTCGCGCTGGCCGACGGCGTCGCGCCGCCCGACACCGGCGTCGAGCGCAACTTCTACACCACCTCATCGTGTGGCGTCTGCGGCAAGGCCGCGCTCGACGCGGTCAAGCTGCGCACGCGCTTTTCGCCGGCCGAAGCGGCCTTCGCCGTGAAGAGCGAGACGCTGTCGGCCCTGCCGGACGCGCTCCGCGCCCGGCAGAAGGTCTTCGCGAGCACCGGCGGCCTGCACGCGGCGGCGCTGTTCACGCCGGACGGCGAGATCGACGTCGTCCGCGAAGACGTCGGGCGGCACAACGCGGTCGACAAGGTGCTCGGCTGGGCCGTGCTCGAGAACCGCGTCCCCGCGCCCGGACACGGCCTCCTCGTGTCCGGGCGGGCGTCGTTCGAGCTGGTGCAGAAGGCCGCGATGGCCGGGATCGGGCTGCTGGCCGCGGTGTCGGCACCGTCGTCGCTGGCCGTGGAGCTGGCCGAGGAGAACGGCATGACACTGGTCGGCTTCCTGCGCGGCGACTCGATGAACCTCTACACCGGGGACCACCGCATCCTGCTCTAG
- a CDS encoding L-lactate MFS transporter — protein MALGFLARSRIVAPPGWTRWLVPPAALSVHLSIGQAYAWSVFKTPLEKTLHLNGTQSSLPFQLGIVMLGLSAAFGGTLVERNGPRWAMFVSMCCFASGFLISALGVATGQFWLVVVGYGGIGGIGLGIGYISPVSTLIKWFPDRPGMATGIAIMGFGGGALIASPWSSSMLGTNPAAGTIATAFLVHGIVYAVFMSMGWLLVRVPADDWKPAGWEPKTDHGVAMITTANVSAANAIKTPQFWCLWIVLCFNVTAGIGILEKASPMIVDFFKSTSTPVGTAAAAGFVALLSLCNMLGRFVWSSTSDVVGRKNIYRTYLGVGAVLYLVIALTQNSSKLVFILCAMVILSFYGGGFSTVPAYLKDLFGTYQVGAIHGRLLTAWSVAGVLGPLIVNRIADSEKAAGKSGPALYQLSFYIMIGLLVVGFVANELVRPVREKYHEPVGAGAAARSEA, from the coding sequence ATGGCTCTCGGCTTCCTGGCCCGTTCCCGGATCGTCGCACCGCCAGGCTGGACGCGCTGGCTGGTGCCGCCGGCGGCCCTGTCGGTACACCTGTCGATCGGGCAGGCCTACGCGTGGAGCGTGTTCAAGACCCCGCTCGAGAAGACGCTGCACCTGAACGGCACGCAAAGCTCGCTGCCGTTCCAGCTCGGCATCGTCATGCTCGGGCTGTCGGCGGCGTTCGGCGGCACGCTCGTCGAGCGCAACGGCCCGCGCTGGGCGATGTTCGTGTCGATGTGCTGCTTCGCCAGCGGGTTTCTCATCTCCGCGCTCGGCGTGGCGACCGGCCAGTTCTGGCTGGTCGTCGTCGGCTACGGCGGGATCGGCGGGATCGGCCTCGGCATCGGCTACATCTCGCCGGTGTCGACGCTGATCAAGTGGTTCCCGGACCGGCCGGGCATGGCCACCGGCATCGCGATCATGGGCTTCGGCGGCGGCGCGCTGATCGCCTCGCCGTGGTCGTCGTCGATGCTGGGCACGAACCCGGCCGCCGGCACCATCGCGACGGCGTTCCTCGTGCACGGCATCGTCTACGCGGTGTTCATGTCGATGGGCTGGCTGCTCGTGCGGGTCCCGGCCGACGACTGGAAGCCGGCCGGGTGGGAGCCCAAGACCGACCACGGCGTCGCGATGATCACCACGGCCAACGTCTCGGCGGCGAACGCCATCAAGACGCCGCAGTTCTGGTGCCTGTGGATCGTCCTGTGCTTCAACGTCACCGCGGGCATCGGCATCCTGGAGAAGGCTTCGCCGATGATCGTGGACTTCTTCAAGAGCACGTCCACGCCGGTCGGCACGGCCGCGGCGGCCGGGTTCGTGGCCCTGCTGTCGCTGTGCAACATGCTCGGCCGGTTCGTCTGGTCGTCCACTTCGGACGTCGTGGGGCGCAAGAACATCTACCGCACCTACCTCGGGGTCGGCGCGGTGCTGTACCTGGTGATCGCGCTGACGCAGAACTCCTCGAAGCTCGTGTTCATCCTCTGCGCGATGGTGATCCTGTCCTTCTACGGCGGCGGATTCTCGACCGTCCCCGCGTACCTCAAGGACCTCTTCGGCACCTACCAGGTGGGCGCGATCCACGGCAGGCTGCTCACGGCGTGGTCGGTGGCCGGCGTGCTCGGCCCGCTGATCGTCAACCGGATCGCCGACAGCGAGAAGGCGGCGGGCAAGTCCGGGCCGGCGCTGTACCAGCTGTCCTTCTACATCATGATCGGCCTGCTGGTCGTGGGCTTCGTGGCCAACGAGCTGGTGCGGCCGGTGCGGGAGAAGTACCACGAGCCCGTGGGCGCGGGCGCGGCCGCGAGGAGTGAGGCGTGA
- a CDS encoding MFS transporter small subunit has product MTEPASKPNRVPLIVLAWAWVVLPFAYGVYQLFLKLVQLFG; this is encoded by the coding sequence ATGACCGAGCCCGCGTCGAAACCGAACCGGGTGCCGCTGATCGTGCTGGCCTGGGCGTGGGTCGTGTTGCCCTTCGCCTACGGCGTCTACCAGCTGTTCCTGAAGCTGGTGCAGCTCTTCGGCTAG
- a CDS encoding LCP family protein has protein sequence MHPLGKIAVAGLALVVFCGTAYGYANLRALDDVTRDSVIDGDGGATPGEQPADGSLDILLVGRDSRTDQQGKPLPPDVLRELRAGPNGDDLTDTLIVLRIPNGTKDVKAFSVPRDSYVSMPGGKGKINAAFGRAKAAEAKRQREAGETDKPKIDQAALTAGRRATRQAVEDLTGVKIDHYAEVNLLSFAEISKAVGGVDVCLNKATRDENSGADFPAGRQRVQGADALAFVRQRDNLPGGDFDRVRRQQVFLAGLARQVLSAGTLADPGKLTGLVDAVKQTVVLDATWNLLDFVAQMRGVSGGGIQFETIPVVNRDYRYDPANPRATAVQVDPAAVRQFAASLIGSAAPKAPPAAPVTVDVANASPKEGLAARVAGVLTAHGFVQGTTGNTAARRTSLVRYPADLAPRGAEVAKLLGGLATQESAEVPAGHIEVVLGTVYAGPGTSGGGSAPAGGDAPITSDGVVCVN, from the coding sequence GTGCATCCTCTGGGGAAGATCGCCGTCGCCGGGCTCGCCCTCGTCGTCTTCTGCGGCACGGCGTACGGCTACGCCAACCTCCGCGCGCTCGACGACGTCACGCGCGACAGCGTGATCGACGGCGACGGCGGTGCGACGCCGGGGGAGCAGCCCGCCGACGGGTCGCTCGACATCCTGCTCGTCGGCCGGGACAGCCGGACCGACCAGCAGGGGAAGCCGCTGCCGCCCGACGTCCTGCGCGAGCTGCGGGCCGGCCCGAACGGCGACGACCTCACCGACACGCTCATCGTGCTGCGGATCCCGAACGGGACGAAGGACGTGAAAGCGTTCTCCGTCCCGCGGGACAGTTACGTGTCCATGCCCGGCGGCAAGGGCAAGATCAACGCGGCGTTCGGGCGGGCGAAGGCCGCGGAGGCGAAGCGGCAGCGTGAAGCGGGGGAGACCGACAAGCCGAAGATCGACCAGGCCGCCCTCACCGCCGGGCGTCGCGCGACGCGGCAGGCGGTCGAGGACCTCACCGGCGTCAAGATCGACCACTACGCCGAGGTCAACCTGCTCAGCTTCGCCGAGATCAGCAAGGCGGTCGGCGGCGTCGACGTCTGCCTGAACAAGGCCACGCGGGACGAGAACTCCGGCGCGGACTTCCCGGCCGGGCGGCAGCGGGTCCAGGGCGCCGACGCGCTGGCCTTCGTCCGGCAGCGGGACAACCTGCCGGGCGGCGACTTCGACCGCGTCCGGCGCCAGCAGGTGTTCCTCGCCGGGCTGGCCCGGCAGGTGCTCTCCGCGGGCACACTGGCCGATCCGGGCAAGCTGACCGGCCTCGTCGACGCCGTCAAGCAGACGGTGGTGCTCGACGCGACGTGGAACCTGCTCGACTTCGTCGCGCAGATGCGCGGGGTCAGCGGCGGCGGGATCCAGTTCGAGACGATCCCGGTCGTCAACCGCGACTACCGCTACGACCCGGCCAACCCGCGCGCCACCGCGGTGCAGGTCGACCCGGCCGCGGTGCGGCAGTTCGCCGCGAGCCTGATCGGGTCCGCCGCGCCGAAGGCCCCGCCCGCCGCGCCGGTGACCGTCGACGTCGCCAACGCGAGCCCGAAAGAAGGCCTGGCGGCCCGGGTGGCCGGGGTCCTGACCGCGCACGGGTTCGTCCAGGGCACGACGGGGAACACTGCCGCCCGCCGGACGTCCCTGGTCCGCTACCCCGCGGACCTCGCCCCACGCGGCGCGGAGGTGGCGAAGCTGCTGGGCGGGCTGGCGACGCAGGAGTCGGCGGAGGTGCCGGCGGGCCACATCGAGGTGGTGCTCGGCACGGTCTACGCGGGCCCGGGCACGAGCGGCGGCGGCAGCGCCCCGGCCGGCGGCGACGCGCCGATCACCTCCGACGGGGTCGTCTGCGTGAATTGA
- a CDS encoding FdhF/YdeP family oxidoreductase, which translates to MTREAPAQDVDESRLEVGKPKGWAAGIPGVAVSLARTVEQLGTGRTVKALRLLNQRQGFDCPGCAWPEPREIDGEKRKPAEFCENGAKAVAEEATRRRVDREFFAKHPIDDLRTKTDYWLGQQGRLTEPFVLREGATHYEPISWDDAFAVVAGELKALTDPNEAIFYTSGRTSNEAAFLYQLLVRSFGTNNLPDCSNMCHESSGAALSATTGVGKGSVSLADIHKADLIVVVGQNPGTNHPRMLSALETAKRHGAKIIAVNPLPEAGLMRFKNPQNVRGIAGKGTPLADEFAQIRLGGDLALFQAVGHLLLAWEEQAPGTVVDRAFVESATEGFDDYAKHLREIDWPEVERATGLPREQIERVARMIATSERTIYCWAMGLTQHKHAVPTISEIANLALMRGMIGKPGAGLCPVRGHSNVQGDRTMGIWEKMPQSFLDALSAEFGIDVPREHGFDTVDAIRAMRDGRGKVFFAVGGNFAAATPDSELTEKALSSCSLTVHVSTKLNRSHVVHGRTALILPTLGRTERDVQASGEQFVTVEDSMSQVHASRGRLAPASEHLLSEVAILCRLGEKLFGAGHAVPWRTFETDYDLIRDRIARVVPGCADYNRRVREPDGFVLPHAPRDSREFTGTANGKGNFTVSELEYPTAPEGRLLLQTLRSHDQYNTTIYGLSDRYRGIENARRVVLVHPDDIAALGLADGARVDLVSEWRDGERRAPSFRVVAYPTARGCAAAYFPEANALVPLDSVAEKSNTPVSKAVVVRLEPQP; encoded by the coding sequence ATGACCCGTGAAGCGCCGGCGCAGGACGTTGACGAGAGCCGCCTCGAAGTGGGCAAGCCGAAGGGCTGGGCGGCCGGGATACCCGGGGTGGCCGTGTCGCTCGCGCGTACCGTGGAGCAGCTGGGCACCGGCCGGACGGTCAAGGCGCTGCGGCTGCTCAACCAGCGCCAAGGCTTCGACTGCCCCGGTTGCGCGTGGCCGGAACCGCGGGAGATCGACGGCGAGAAGCGCAAGCCGGCCGAGTTCTGCGAGAACGGCGCCAAGGCCGTCGCCGAGGAAGCCACCAGGCGCCGGGTGGACCGCGAGTTCTTCGCGAAGCACCCGATCGACGACCTCCGCACGAAGACCGACTACTGGCTGGGCCAGCAGGGCCGGCTCACCGAGCCGTTCGTGTTGCGCGAGGGCGCGACGCACTACGAGCCGATCTCCTGGGACGACGCCTTCGCGGTCGTCGCCGGCGAGCTGAAAGCGCTGACCGACCCGAACGAGGCGATCTTCTACACCTCCGGCCGCACCAGCAACGAGGCCGCGTTCCTCTACCAGCTGCTGGTGCGCTCCTTCGGCACGAACAACCTGCCGGACTGCAGCAACATGTGCCACGAGTCCTCGGGCGCCGCGCTGTCGGCCACCACCGGGGTCGGCAAGGGCTCGGTGAGCCTCGCCGACATCCACAAGGCCGACCTGATCGTCGTCGTCGGGCAGAACCCGGGCACCAACCACCCGCGGATGCTCTCGGCGCTCGAAACGGCCAAGAGGCACGGCGCGAAGATCATCGCCGTGAACCCGCTGCCCGAGGCCGGGCTGATGCGGTTCAAGAACCCGCAGAACGTCCGGGGCATCGCCGGCAAGGGCACGCCGCTGGCCGACGAGTTCGCGCAGATCCGCCTCGGCGGTGACCTCGCGCTGTTCCAGGCCGTCGGGCACCTGCTGCTGGCCTGGGAAGAGCAGGCACCCGGCACGGTCGTCGACCGCGCGTTCGTCGAGTCGGCCACCGAAGGCTTCGACGACTACGCGAAGCACCTGCGCGAGATCGACTGGCCCGAGGTCGAGCGCGCGACCGGCCTGCCGCGCGAGCAGATCGAGCGCGTCGCGCGGATGATCGCCACCTCGGAGCGCACGATCTACTGCTGGGCGATGGGTCTCACCCAGCACAAGCACGCGGTGCCGACGATCTCCGAGATCGCGAACCTGGCCCTGATGCGCGGCATGATCGGCAAACCGGGCGCGGGCCTGTGCCCGGTCCGCGGGCACTCGAACGTCCAGGGCGACCGGACGATGGGCATCTGGGAGAAGATGCCGCAGTCGTTCCTCGACGCCCTTTCCGCCGAGTTCGGCATCGACGTCCCGCGCGAGCACGGCTTCGACACCGTCGACGCGATCCGGGCCATGCGCGACGGCCGCGGCAAGGTGTTCTTCGCCGTCGGCGGCAACTTCGCGGCGGCGACACCGGACTCCGAACTGACGGAGAAGGCGCTCAGCTCGTGCTCGCTGACCGTGCACGTCTCGACGAAGCTGAACCGCTCGCACGTCGTGCACGGCCGCACCGCGCTGATCCTGCCGACGTTGGGCCGCACCGAACGCGACGTCCAGGCGAGCGGCGAGCAGTTCGTCACGGTCGAGGACTCGATGTCGCAGGTGCACGCCTCACGCGGGCGCCTGGCGCCGGCGAGCGAGCACCTGCTTTCGGAGGTCGCCATCCTCTGCCGGCTGGGCGAAAAGCTGTTCGGCGCCGGGCACGCCGTGCCGTGGCGGACGTTCGAGACCGACTACGACCTGATCCGCGACCGGATCGCCCGGGTCGTGCCGGGCTGCGCGGACTACAACCGCCGGGTCCGCGAGCCGGACGGGTTCGTGCTGCCGCACGCGCCGCGCGACTCCCGCGAGTTCACCGGCACCGCCAACGGCAAGGGCAACTTCACGGTGTCGGAACTGGAGTATCCGACGGCGCCCGAGGGCCGGCTGCTGCTGCAGACCCTGCGCAGCCACGACCAGTACAACACCACGATCTACGGCCTGTCGGACCGTTACCGCGGCATCGAAAACGCCCGCCGGGTGGTGCTGGTGCACCCGGACGACATCGCGGCGCTCGGCCTGGCCGACGGCGCGCGGGTGGACCTGGTCTCGGAGTGGCGTGACGGCGAGCGCCGGGCGCCGTCGTTCCGCGTCGTGGCCTACCCGACGGCCCGCGGCTGCGCGGCGGCCTACTTCCCGGAGGCCAACGCGCTGGTGCCGCTCGACTCGGTCGCGGAGAAGTCGAACACGCCGGTGTCGAAGGCCGTCGTGGTGCGGCTCGAGCCTCAGCCCTGA
- a CDS encoding MFS transporter: MAGAVLNPINSTLIAVALVPIGRSFGAGPGQTAWLISALYLATAVGQPVVGLLVDRYGARRVLLGGATLVIAAGIAGMIPVSVGWLTGVRVVLGLGTCAGFPAAMAVLRHHAEATGQGVPARVLSVLSMSAQTVMVVGPTLGGVLIGLFGWPAIFAVNIPLAGVSLVLALLWVPKDDRGARTAKRIDVLGIALFSATLLALLFFLMDPGAEVWLLAVVAAFGAAFTAVELRRGDPFLDLRMLAANRAILRTYLRQALSFMAIYAIMFGYVQWLETARQLSEEAAGLMLLPMSGTAVCAAAFSGRASGIKARLVTVAVALVGGSALLLLVHDGTRVGALLALAALFGLAQGLTSVANQTTLYREAPAGQMGTASGLFRTAQYLGAIVASTLIALCYGPHADSAGLHRLALALVVISGLLLVITVADRGLRAEAA; the protein is encoded by the coding sequence GTGGCCGGCGCGGTGCTCAACCCGATCAACTCGACCCTCATCGCCGTCGCGCTCGTGCCGATCGGACGGAGCTTCGGCGCCGGCCCCGGGCAGACGGCCTGGCTGATCTCCGCGCTCTACCTGGCCACCGCGGTCGGGCAGCCGGTGGTCGGCCTGCTGGTGGACCGCTACGGCGCCCGCCGCGTCCTGCTCGGCGGCGCGACGCTGGTGATCGCCGCCGGGATCGCCGGCATGATCCCCGTCTCCGTCGGCTGGCTGACCGGCGTCCGCGTCGTCCTCGGCCTGGGTACCTGTGCCGGGTTCCCGGCCGCGATGGCCGTGCTGCGCCACCACGCCGAAGCAACCGGCCAGGGCGTGCCCGCCCGCGTGCTGTCGGTGCTGTCGATGTCCGCCCAGACCGTGATGGTCGTCGGGCCGACGCTCGGCGGCGTGCTGATCGGCCTGTTCGGCTGGCCCGCGATCTTCGCCGTGAACATCCCGCTCGCCGGCGTCTCGCTGGTGCTCGCGCTGCTGTGGGTGCCGAAGGACGACCGCGGCGCGCGCACCGCCAAGCGGATCGACGTCCTGGGCATCGCCCTGTTCTCCGCGACCCTGCTCGCGCTGCTGTTCTTCCTGATGGACCCGGGCGCCGAGGTCTGGCTGCTCGCCGTCGTGGCCGCGTTCGGCGCCGCGTTCACCGCGGTCGAGCTGCGCCGCGGCGACCCGTTCCTCGACCTGCGGATGCTCGCCGCCAACCGCGCGATCCTGCGCACGTACCTGCGTCAGGCGCTCAGCTTCATGGCGATCTACGCGATCATGTTCGGCTACGTGCAGTGGCTGGAGACGGCGCGGCAGCTGTCCGAGGAGGCGGCCGGGCTGATGCTGCTGCCGATGTCGGGCACGGCGGTGTGCGCCGCGGCCTTTTCCGGGCGGGCGTCCGGGATCAAGGCGCGGCTGGTCACGGTCGCGGTGGCGCTCGTGGGCGGCTCGGCGCTGCTCCTGCTGGTCCACGACGGCACCCGGGTGGGTGCCCTGCTCGCGCTGGCCGCGTTGTTCGGCCTGGCGCAGGGCCTGACGAGCGTGGCGAACCAGACGACGCTCTACCGCGAGGCGCCCGCCGGCCAGATGGGCACCGCGAGCGGCCTGTTCCGCACCGCCCAGTACCTCGGCGCGATCGTGGCCTCGACGCTCATCGCGCTCTGCTACGGGCCGCACGCCGACTCGGCCGGCCTGCACCGGCTCGCGCTCGCGCTGGTCGTCATCAGCGGGCTGCTGCTCGTGATCACCGTCGCCGACCGGGGCCTGCGCGCGGAAGCGGCGTGA
- a CDS encoding MarR family winged helix-turn-helix transcriptional regulator, with translation MGEVPAHVAERAGWIRAVVGQLHRRLRQVDNAGILTPSQSAVLNRLHREGPATQGELAAAEHVRQQSMAATLGVLDELGYLARTPDPADRRRVVISLSDAGRDTVRGIQQHREEWLAQALLDELSPAELDAVTRALPLLQRVAEH, from the coding sequence ATGGGCGAAGTACCCGCACACGTCGCCGAGCGCGCCGGCTGGATCCGCGCCGTCGTCGGGCAGCTGCACCGGCGGCTGCGGCAGGTCGACAACGCCGGGATCCTGACGCCGTCACAGTCCGCCGTGCTCAACCGGCTGCACCGCGAAGGCCCCGCCACCCAGGGTGAGCTGGCCGCCGCCGAGCACGTCCGGCAGCAGTCGATGGCCGCCACCCTCGGGGTCCTCGACGAGCTCGGCTACCTCGCCCGCACCCCCGACCCGGCCGACCGGCGCCGCGTGGTGATCAGCCTGTCCGACGCCGGCCGCGACACCGTGCGCGGCATCCAGCAGCACCGCGAAGAGTGGCTGGCCCAGGCGCTGCTGGACGAGCTGTCCCCCGCCGAGCTCGACGCCGTCACCCGCGCGCTGCCGCTGCTGCAGCGCGTGGCCGAACACTGA